One segment of Zhihengliuella halotolerans DNA contains the following:
- a CDS encoding SPFH domain-containing protein, translating into MSDSSNIGAAIVLIVLAVFVIVVLLRSIRIVPQARAGIVERLGKYQRTLGPGLTLLIPFIDRLLPLLDLREQVVSFPPQPVITEDNLVVSIDTVVYFQITEPRAATYEIANYIQAVEQLTTTTLRNVVGGLNLEEALTSRDQINGQLRGVLDEATGKWGIRVSRVELKAIDPPLSIQDSMEKQMRAERDRRAAILTAEGTKQSAILTAEGQRQASILAAEGDAKASILRADGEAQAIQKVFDAIHAGNPDQKLLAYQYLQTLPKLAQGDSNKLWIIPSEVGEALKGIGGALGNINAADDEAAAGEKPANQ; encoded by the coding sequence ATGTCCGATTCATCGAATATCGGTGCGGCAATCGTTCTGATAGTTCTGGCGGTCTTTGTCATCGTCGTGCTGTTGCGCTCGATACGGATCGTCCCGCAGGCGCGGGCCGGCATCGTCGAGCGCCTCGGCAAGTACCAGCGGACCCTCGGTCCCGGTCTGACGCTGCTGATCCCGTTCATCGACCGACTGCTGCCGCTGCTGGATCTGCGTGAACAGGTTGTCAGCTTCCCGCCCCAGCCGGTCATCACCGAGGACAACCTCGTCGTTTCGATCGATACGGTCGTCTACTTCCAGATCACCGAGCCGCGCGCGGCGACGTACGAGATCGCGAACTACATCCAGGCGGTCGAGCAGCTCACGACGACGACGCTGCGTAACGTCGTCGGCGGACTGAACCTCGAAGAGGCACTGACGAGCCGCGACCAGATCAACGGTCAGCTTCGCGGCGTGCTCGACGAGGCGACCGGCAAGTGGGGCATCCGCGTCTCGCGCGTCGAGCTCAAGGCCATCGATCCGCCCCTGTCCATCCAGGACTCCATGGAGAAGCAGATGCGTGCCGAGCGCGATCGGCGTGCCGCCATCCTCACGGCGGAAGGAACCAAGCAGTCCGCAATCCTGACCGCCGAAGGTCAGCGCCAGGCCTCCATCCTCGCCGCTGAAGGCGACGCCAAAGCGTCGATCCTCCGCGCCGACGGCGAGGCACAGGCTATCCAGAAGGTCTTCGACGCGATCCACGCGGGAAACCCGGATCAGAAGCTGCTGGCCTACCAGTACCTGCAGACGCTGCCCAAGCTCGCGCAGGGCGACTCCAACAAGCTGTGGATCATTCCGAGCGAGGTCGGCGAGGCGCTCAAGGGGATCGGCGGCGCGCTCGGCAACATCAACGCGGCCGACGACGAGGCCGCAGCGGGCGAGAAACCCGCGAATCAGTAG
- a CDS encoding RNA polymerase-binding protein RbpA, producing the protein MSDRSLRGMRLGAQSMESEAGVEPAPRQRVEYRTEDGEQVFVTFASEAEIPATWVSKSGKEALLVNGHKPEEDNSKPVRTHWDMLLERRSEEELEEILEDRLKKIRSARGDKA; encoded by the coding sequence ATGAGCGATCGCAGTCTGCGCGGAATGCGCCTGGGCGCACAGAGCATGGAGTCCGAAGCCGGTGTCGAGCCGGCGCCGCGTCAGCGCGTCGAGTACCGGACGGAGGACGGCGAACAGGTGTTCGTGACGTTCGCCTCCGAGGCCGAGATCCCGGCGACGTGGGTTTCCAAGAGTGGCAAGGAAGCACTCCTCGTCAACGGCCACAAGCCGGAGGAGGACAACTCCAAGCCGGTGCGCACCCACTGGGACATGCTGCTCGAGCGTCGCTCCGAGGAGGAGCTCGAGGAAATCCTGGAGGATCGCCTGAAGAAGATCCGTTCGGCACGCGGCGACAAGGCCTGA
- a CDS encoding polyprenol monophosphomannose synthase, producing the protein MRVLTIIPTFNELEALPVTVDRLRAAVPDSDVLIADDNSPDGTGELADRMAAEDSNIHVMHRRGKEGLGAAYIAGFRWALERDYDVIVELDADGSHRPEDLPSLLAKVPDAHLVIGSRWVPGGSVVNWPLHRKLISRAGSLYSRTMLGLPVRDITAGFRAFRRETLEAIDFDAIESVGYGFQVDMTFRVAQLGFTITEVPITFVERELGVSKMSGNIVVEAMLNVTRWGLSARWKKLTSATR; encoded by the coding sequence GTGCGCGTACTGACCATCATTCCCACATTCAACGAGCTCGAGGCGCTTCCCGTTACCGTGGACCGCCTGCGTGCGGCCGTCCCTGACAGCGATGTTCTCATCGCCGACGACAACAGTCCTGACGGCACCGGGGAACTGGCCGACCGTATGGCCGCCGAGGACTCGAACATCCACGTCATGCACCGTCGCGGCAAGGAGGGGCTCGGAGCGGCCTACATCGCCGGTTTCCGCTGGGCCCTCGAGCGCGACTACGACGTGATCGTCGAGCTCGACGCGGACGGCTCGCACCGCCCCGAGGACCTGCCCAGCCTGCTCGCGAAGGTTCCCGACGCGCATCTGGTCATCGGCTCACGCTGGGTCCCGGGCGGCAGCGTTGTGAACTGGCCGCTGCACCGCAAACTCATCTCCCGTGCCGGGTCGCTGTACTCCCGGACGATGCTGGGGCTGCCCGTGCGAGACATCACCGCCGGCTTCCGCGCCTTCCGGCGCGAGACCCTCGAGGCCATCGACTTCGACGCCATCGAGTCGGTCGGCTACGGCTTCCAGGTCGACATGACCTTCCGCGTGGCCCAGCTGGGGTTCACGATCACCGAGGTCCCGATCACCTTCGTCGAACGCGAGCTCGGCGTTTCGAAGATGAGCGGGAACATCGTCGTCGAGGCCATGCTCAACGTCACCCGCTGGGGCCTTTCGGCCCGGTGGAAGAAGCTGACCTCGGCAACCCGATAG
- a CDS encoding amidohydrolase translates to MSSLVMYRNGSVYSPADPLATAMLIDGDTVAWIGQEAAAAALIDERMTVVNLDGALVAPAFFDSHVHLTELGASLEQVDLRDARSMSELLSAVRAAGVRAPGQPIVGFGWDETEWDTPVLPSVDELADAAAGADVYLARVDVHSALVAGTSAPVRPGNSSAHVTGDLHRAIRQRATDYDDTTRRRYLRAALEHYAQHGYAGVAEMAAPQISGRRDAELLEELVATDPASYPLVRLYWAELATSVAEAEALARSFGPTFAGLGGDLNIDGSLGSRTAALRAEYSDAPGNTGTLTLTAEQISAHVVACTKAGVQAGFHVIGDAGADAAAAGFRRAADEVGAEALQRLGHRLEHVEMVDDDVIATLLEAGVTVSLQPAFDAKWGGPEGLYASRLGPERTQRMNEVGRFLAAGIPVCLGSDAPVTEVDPWGSVKACLNLSTESARISARAAFLAHTRSGYRAAGVDIPFGGQLVPGGEATFAVWSASELMVQTPDSRVASWSTDARAGTPLLPVMENEFPRCLRTVRAGRVLFAEDASVVA, encoded by the coding sequence GTGTCTTCGCTGGTCATGTACCGCAACGGTTCCGTCTACTCGCCGGCGGATCCGCTCGCAACCGCCATGCTGATCGACGGCGACACCGTCGCCTGGATCGGCCAGGAGGCCGCTGCCGCGGCCCTGATCGACGAGCGGATGACCGTAGTGAATCTCGACGGCGCCCTGGTTGCCCCGGCTTTCTTCGACTCCCACGTGCACCTGACCGAGCTGGGCGCCTCGCTCGAGCAGGTGGATCTCCGGGATGCCCGTTCCATGTCGGAGCTGCTCAGTGCCGTCCGTGCGGCCGGCGTGCGCGCCCCGGGGCAACCGATCGTGGGCTTCGGGTGGGACGAGACCGAATGGGACACCCCCGTCTTGCCATCCGTTGACGAGCTCGCCGACGCCGCGGCGGGCGCGGACGTCTACCTGGCCCGCGTGGACGTGCACTCCGCCCTCGTGGCCGGGACCTCGGCCCCCGTCCGCCCGGGAAATTCGTCCGCACACGTCACCGGAGACCTTCACCGCGCAATCCGCCAACGCGCGACCGACTACGACGACACCACGCGGCGGCGATACCTCCGGGCGGCGCTCGAGCACTACGCCCAGCACGGCTACGCCGGTGTCGCCGAGATGGCCGCGCCGCAGATCAGCGGTCGTCGTGACGCCGAGCTGCTCGAGGAACTCGTCGCCACCGACCCCGCATCGTATCCGTTGGTCCGCCTCTACTGGGCCGAGCTGGCCACCAGCGTCGCCGAGGCCGAGGCGCTGGCTCGCAGTTTCGGGCCCACCTTCGCCGGTCTCGGCGGAGACCTGAATATCGACGGTTCACTCGGTTCGCGGACAGCCGCGCTGCGGGCGGAATACTCGGACGCGCCGGGGAACACCGGCACCCTGACGCTCACGGCCGAACAGATCTCAGCGCACGTCGTCGCCTGCACCAAGGCCGGTGTGCAGGCCGGTTTCCACGTCATCGGCGACGCCGGCGCCGACGCTGCGGCCGCGGGCTTCCGGCGCGCAGCCGACGAGGTCGGAGCCGAGGCGCTGCAGCGGCTCGGCCACCGCCTCGAACACGTGGAGATGGTCGACGACGATGTCATCGCCACCCTGCTAGAGGCCGGAGTCACCGTCTCACTGCAGCCGGCCTTCGACGCGAAGTGGGGCGGCCCCGAAGGGTTGTACGCGTCCCGCCTCGGCCCCGAGCGGACCCAGCGCATGAACGAGGTCGGACGTTTCCTCGCCGCTGGCATTCCGGTGTGTCTCGGCTCGGACGCACCGGTGACCGAGGTCGACCCGTGGGGGAGCGTCAAGGCCTGCCTGAACCTGTCTACGGAGTCTGCCCGTATTTCAGCGCGCGCGGCCTTCCTGGCGCACACCCGCTCCGGGTACCGCGCCGCCGGCGTCGATATCCCCTTCGGCGGGCAGCTCGTGCCCGGCGGAGAAGCAACGTTCGCCGTGTGGAGTGCCTCGGAACTGATGGTGCAGACGCCCGACTCCCGCGTGGCCTCGTGGAGTACGGATGCGCGCGCCGGAACCCCGCTGCTGCCGGTTATGGAGAATGAGTTTCCCCGTTGCCTCCGCACGGTACGCGCCGGGCGCGTACTTTTCGCGGAGGACGCCTCAGTCGTTGCATGA
- a CDS encoding DEAD/DEAH box helicase, translating into MSSPAEQYAAAKKRAADSKTELHGFRQSLEFELDPFQIEACEAVEAERGVLVAAPTGAGKTVVGEFAVHLALSRQQKAFYTTPIKALSNQKYAELAKRYGHDRVGLLTGDTSINGEADVIVMTTEVLRNMLYAESDTLVGLGFVIMDEVHYLADKFRGAVWEEVIIHLPQAVQVISLSATVSNAEEFGGWLDTVRGDTAIVVSEHRPIPLWQHVMANGRIVDLFAGDVSFDEAAADGPADEEDVKVNPELVKFAQRDMRSGFRSGGPRRGRGRGGHGHGHERGQRPQVSHKVTRPDMILSLDRAALLPAIVFIFSRKGCDAAVDQCVRSGLALTTREESKEIGEAVERVAHQMPQEDLEVLGYWGWREGLMRGFAAHHAGMLPIFKEVVEQLFARGLVKAVFATETLALGVNMPARSVVLEKLEKFNGEQHVTVTAGEYTQLTGRAGRRGIDVEGHAVVQWQPGTDPAAVAGLASRRTYPLNSSFRPTYNMSLNLFAQFGRDRSRSILESSFAQFQADRSVVGMARQVRSREESLAGYEKAMQCHLGDFAEYARLRRDLTNAEKEVSRTATRARRSAAEESLHQLAVGDVLDVVGPRRLGRCVVIELSDSHRDPRPTILTEDKQVRRLGSNDLDGPVQIISRIRVPKHFTGKSPKERRDLASSVRNAVHDGRPPRRNAAGFEFGGNAKQEQRIADLRRQLKRHPCHGCSDREDHARWGERWTKLRAETDQLKSQIRGRTNTIAKTFDRVCTVLESYDYLHTEPETGQIYTTPAGDRLRRIYGERDLLSSLVLESGALYGLDAAELAGIVTALVYQAKREDNTVHPQLPTKAMSEAWDVAVRRWSELTDAENEHRLPETAEPESGLIWPMFKWAQGRDLKDCLRGADFAAGDFVRWAKQVIDSLDQLAKVPDVPASFTSTCRDAVELVRRGVVAYSSVSD; encoded by the coding sequence ATGTCTTCGCCCGCTGAACAGTACGCGGCCGCGAAAAAGCGCGCCGCAGACTCCAAGACGGAACTACACGGCTTCCGCCAGTCGCTCGAATTCGAACTGGACCCTTTCCAGATCGAAGCCTGCGAGGCCGTCGAAGCCGAGCGCGGCGTCCTGGTCGCTGCACCGACCGGAGCCGGTAAGACCGTGGTCGGCGAGTTCGCCGTCCACCTCGCGCTTTCGCGTCAGCAGAAGGCGTTCTACACGACGCCGATCAAAGCTCTGAGCAATCAGAAGTACGCGGAACTGGCCAAGCGCTACGGTCACGACCGTGTCGGCCTGCTGACCGGGGACACCAGCATCAACGGCGAGGCCGACGTCATCGTCATGACCACCGAAGTGCTGCGCAACATGCTCTACGCCGAGTCGGACACTCTGGTCGGCTTGGGCTTCGTGATCATGGACGAGGTCCACTACCTCGCCGACAAATTCCGCGGCGCCGTGTGGGAGGAGGTCATCATCCACCTTCCCCAGGCCGTCCAGGTCATCTCACTCAGCGCGACGGTCTCCAACGCGGAGGAGTTCGGCGGCTGGCTGGACACCGTCCGCGGCGACACCGCGATCGTCGTCTCCGAACACCGGCCGATCCCGCTCTGGCAACACGTGATGGCCAACGGCCGAATCGTGGATCTTTTCGCCGGGGATGTCTCCTTCGACGAAGCCGCCGCCGATGGGCCGGCGGACGAGGAAGACGTCAAGGTCAACCCCGAGCTCGTCAAATTCGCGCAACGCGACATGCGGTCCGGCTTCCGCTCCGGGGGACCGCGTCGCGGGCGAGGCAGGGGCGGCCACGGGCATGGCCACGAGCGCGGGCAGCGACCGCAGGTCAGCCACAAGGTCACCCGACCCGACATGATCCTCTCCCTGGACCGCGCCGCGCTTCTGCCGGCCATCGTCTTCATTTTTTCGCGCAAGGGCTGCGACGCCGCCGTCGATCAATGCGTGCGCAGCGGCCTGGCACTAACCACGCGTGAGGAATCGAAGGAGATCGGCGAGGCGGTCGAGCGCGTAGCGCACCAGATGCCCCAGGAAGATCTCGAAGTCCTCGGCTACTGGGGTTGGCGCGAGGGCCTCATGCGCGGCTTCGCCGCGCACCACGCCGGCATGCTGCCGATCTTCAAAGAAGTGGTCGAGCAGCTGTTCGCCCGCGGTCTCGTCAAGGCCGTGTTCGCGACGGAGACGCTGGCGCTCGGCGTCAATATGCCCGCCCGAAGCGTGGTGCTCGAGAAGCTCGAAAAGTTCAACGGCGAACAGCACGTCACGGTGACCGCGGGGGAGTACACCCAGCTGACGGGCCGCGCAGGGCGACGTGGGATCGACGTGGAGGGCCACGCCGTCGTGCAGTGGCAACCCGGCACTGACCCGGCCGCCGTCGCCGGCCTAGCCTCGCGGCGCACCTACCCCTTGAACTCGAGCTTCCGGCCGACCTACAACATGAGCCTGAACCTCTTCGCCCAGTTCGGTCGGGACCGGTCGCGTTCGATCCTCGAATCCTCATTCGCGCAGTTCCAGGCCGACCGCTCTGTCGTCGGCATGGCCCGGCAAGTACGTAGCCGCGAGGAGTCCCTGGCCGGGTATGAGAAGGCCATGCAGTGTCATCTGGGCGACTTCGCGGAGTACGCGCGACTGCGGCGAGACCTGACAAATGCGGAGAAGGAGGTTTCCCGGACCGCGACACGTGCACGCCGCAGCGCCGCCGAGGAATCCCTCCACCAGCTCGCCGTCGGTGACGTGCTCGACGTCGTCGGTCCGCGACGGTTGGGCCGCTGCGTGGTGATCGAACTCTCCGATTCGCACCGCGACCCCCGTCCGACGATCCTGACCGAGGATAAACAGGTCCGCCGACTGGGCAGCAACGACCTCGACGGACCCGTGCAGATCATCTCCCGCATCCGCGTTCCCAAGCACTTCACGGGCAAGTCCCCGAAGGAACGACGAGACTTGGCCTCCAGCGTCCGCAACGCCGTCCACGACGGCCGCCCTCCGCGACGTAACGCGGCCGGGTTCGAGTTCGGCGGCAACGCCAAGCAGGAACAGCGCATCGCCGACCTGCGTCGTCAACTCAAGCGGCACCCCTGCCACGGCTGCTCCGATCGGGAGGATCACGCCCGCTGGGGCGAGCGCTGGACCAAGCTGCGGGCCGAAACGGATCAGCTCAAGAGCCAGATCCGGGGCCGCACCAACACCATCGCCAAGACCTTCGACCGGGTCTGCACGGTCCTCGAGTCTTACGACTACCTGCACACCGAACCGGAGACCGGGCAGATCTACACGACGCCGGCGGGGGACCGCCTGCGCCGCATCTACGGGGAACGCGACCTGCTCTCCTCGCTCGTGCTCGAGTCCGGAGCCCTCTACGGTCTGGACGCCGCGGAACTCGCAGGGATCGTGACCGCACTCGTGTACCAGGCCAAACGGGAAGACAACACCGTCCACCCGCAACTGCCGACCAAAGCGATGTCCGAGGCTTGGGACGTCGCCGTGCGCCGGTGGAGCGAGCTGACCGACGCCGAGAACGAGCACCGGCTGCCCGAGACCGCCGAACCCGAGTCTGGCCTGATCTGGCCGATGTTCAAGTGGGCCCAAGGCCGCGACCTCAAGGACTGCCTGCGCGGGGCGGACTTCGCAGCCGGTGACTTCGTGCGGTGGGCCAAGCAGGTCATCGACTCGCTCGACCAACTGGCCAAGGTGCCGGACGTCCCAGCAAGTTTCACTTCGACTTGCCGCGACGCCGTCGAACTCGTCCGCCGCGGCGTCGTCGCCTACTCCAGCGTCTCCGACTAA
- the tatC gene encoding twin-arginine translocase subunit TatC — translation MSLKEHLIELRNRLFISLIALFVTTVAGFFLYNPVMEIIMEPLADAGGQANFASAVSPLDMLIKVSVFLGLIMSAPVWLYQLWAFIVPGLHKKEKWTTVGFISAALPLFLGGIVLGFWALPYALIFFVGLTPGGAVNYVTAPEYLDFVLRLFLAFGIAFLLPVLVVGLNMIGILPGKLILKNWRITVFLICLVAAMAAPGGDALTMFVLAGPLLLLFVAATGFCLYNDKRRAKRAAERDKENEENANNASPLPD, via the coding sequence ATGTCCCTCAAAGAACACCTGATCGAGCTTCGAAACAGGCTGTTCATCTCCCTCATCGCCCTCTTCGTGACGACAGTCGCCGGGTTCTTCCTTTACAACCCGGTCATGGAGATCATCATGGAACCGCTGGCGGATGCCGGCGGCCAGGCGAACTTCGCCTCCGCGGTCTCGCCGCTGGACATGCTGATCAAGGTCTCGGTCTTCCTGGGCCTGATCATGTCGGCACCGGTCTGGCTGTACCAGCTGTGGGCCTTCATCGTGCCCGGATTGCACAAGAAGGAGAAGTGGACCACCGTCGGGTTCATCAGCGCCGCGCTCCCGCTCTTCCTTGGCGGGATCGTCCTCGGTTTCTGGGCGCTGCCCTACGCCCTGATCTTCTTCGTCGGGCTAACCCCGGGCGGGGCGGTGAACTATGTCACCGCCCCCGAATACCTCGACTTCGTCCTGCGTCTGTTCCTGGCCTTCGGCATCGCGTTCCTCCTTCCAGTGCTAGTGGTCGGGCTGAACATGATCGGCATCCTGCCCGGCAAGCTGATCCTGAAGAACTGGCGCATCACCGTTTTCCTCATCTGCTTGGTCGCCGCGATGGCGGCCCCCGGAGGCGACGCCCTGACGATGTTCGTCCTCGCGGGCCCGCTGTTGCTTCTGTTCGTGGCTGCCACCGGCTTCTGCCTCTACAACGACAAGCGGCGAGCCAAGCGCGCCGCCGAGCGTGACAAGGAGAACGAGGAGAACGCCAACAACGCCAGTCCGCTCCCGGACTGA
- the tatA gene encoding Sec-independent protein translocase subunit TatA — translation MGIQGWQWLIIIALVLLLFGAPKLPALARSMGQSLRIFKSEVRHMKDEGDDKNTSESAAEEPVEGKVIDPKDEDPQSRGNA, via the coding sequence ATGGGTATTCAGGGCTGGCAGTGGCTCATCATCATCGCGCTCGTGCTGTTGCTCTTCGGCGCACCGAAGCTCCCGGCTCTGGCACGCTCGATGGGGCAGTCGCTGCGCATCTTCAAGAGCGAGGTCCGCCACATGAAGGATGAGGGCGACGACAAGAACACCTCCGAATCAGCGGCCGAGGAGCCCGTCGAGGGCAAGGTCATCGACCCCAAGGACGAAGACCCGCAGAGCCGCGGCAACGCGTAA